A DNA window from Eikenella exigua contains the following coding sequences:
- a CDS encoding MacB family efflux pump subunit, with amino-acid sequence MNLIECRNINRYFGEGANRVHVLKDINLTIQKGDFIAIIGQSGSGKSTLMNILGCLDSASSGSYQINGVETAQMSGDELAALRRRKFGFIFQRYNLLGALSARENVALPSVYAGMDQKKRYERATRLLADLGLEGKEANRPNQLSGGQQQRVSIARALMNGGEIILADEPTGALDSHSGEMVMEIICGLHAKGHTIILVTHDPKIAAFANRVIEIKDGEIIADTSKNAEIPPSSVESRTEKQSWLFYKDQFVEAFKMSVQAIMAHKMRSLLTMLGIIIGIASVVSVVALGRGTQEKILSDISAIGTNTIGVYPGKGFGDRHRGRIRTLTIADAEAIGKQSYVDSVTPTTTSSATATYRNTNVTAQLYGAGEQYFNVRGIKLDQGRLFNQDDVDTAAQVVVIDPNTRKQLFPEGTNPIGQTILFGKRPLRVIGISAEDQSGFGSNDSLQMWAPYTTVMNRISGERYISSVTVKIRDDVSTSVAEQGIKELLLARHGKEDFFTSNSDSIKQTIEKTTGAMTLLISCIALISLVVGGIGVMNIMLVSVTERTKEIGVRMAIGARQGNILQQFLIEAVLICLIGGAAGILLSYLIGLGFNALASEFAMSFSTWSIVSAVCCSTFIGVLFGFMPAKNASKLNPITALSRD; translated from the coding sequence ATGAACCTAATCGAATGCCGTAATATCAATCGCTATTTTGGTGAAGGCGCCAACCGCGTTCATGTTTTAAAAGACATCAACCTCACCATCCAAAAAGGCGATTTCATCGCCATCATTGGCCAATCTGGCTCCGGTAAATCCACGCTGATGAACATCCTTGGCTGCCTCGACAGCGCCTCTTCCGGTTCGTATCAAATCAATGGTGTGGAAACCGCACAGATGAGCGGTGACGAGCTGGCCGCACTGCGCCGGCGCAAATTCGGCTTCATCTTCCAGCGCTACAACCTCTTGGGCGCATTGAGCGCGCGCGAAAACGTGGCCCTGCCCTCCGTGTATGCCGGCATGGATCAGAAAAAGCGATACGAGCGCGCCACCCGGCTTCTGGCCGATTTGGGTCTGGAAGGCAAAGAAGCCAACCGCCCCAACCAGCTCTCCGGCGGCCAACAGCAGCGTGTTTCCATTGCCCGCGCGCTGATGAACGGCGGTGAAATCATCCTGGCCGACGAGCCCACTGGTGCACTCGATTCGCACAGCGGCGAAATGGTGATGGAAATCATCTGCGGGCTGCACGCCAAAGGCCACACCATTATTTTGGTTACGCACGACCCGAAAATCGCCGCCTTCGCCAACCGCGTGATTGAAATCAAAGACGGCGAAATCATCGCCGACACCAGCAAAAATGCCGAAATCCCACCCAGCAGCGTGGAAAGCCGCACCGAAAAGCAATCTTGGCTGTTTTATAAAGACCAGTTTGTGGAAGCCTTCAAAATGTCGGTGCAGGCCATCATGGCGCACAAAATGCGCTCCCTGCTCACCATGCTCGGCATCATTATCGGCATTGCTTCAGTGGTATCCGTGGTGGCGCTGGGGCGCGGCACGCAGGAGAAAATCCTTTCCGACATCAGCGCTATCGGTACCAACACCATCGGCGTGTATCCCGGCAAAGGCTTCGGCGACCGCCACCGAGGCCGCATCCGCACGCTTACCATTGCCGATGCCGAAGCCATCGGCAAGCAAAGCTATGTCGATAGCGTTACTCCGACGACCACTTCCAGCGCCACCGCCACCTACCGCAACACCAACGTTACCGCCCAGCTCTACGGCGCGGGCGAGCAGTATTTCAACGTACGCGGCATCAAGCTCGATCAAGGCCGGCTGTTTAACCAAGACGACGTGGACACCGCCGCGCAAGTCGTCGTTATCGACCCGAACACCCGCAAACAATTGTTCCCGGAAGGCACCAACCCTATCGGCCAAACCATTTTGTTCGGCAAACGCCCGTTGCGTGTGATCGGCATCAGTGCCGAAGACCAAAGCGGCTTCGGCAGCAACGACAGCCTGCAAATGTGGGCGCCCTACACCACGGTGATGAACCGCATTTCCGGCGAACGCTATATCAGCTCGGTAACCGTAAAAATCCGCGACGATGTGAGCACCTCCGTGGCCGAACAGGGCATCAAAGAGCTGCTGCTAGCGCGGCACGGCAAAGAAGATTTCTTCACCAGCAACAGCGATAGCATCAAGCAGACCATCGAAAAAACCACCGGTGCGATGACTCTGCTGATCTCCTGTATCGCCCTGATTTCATTGGTGGTTGGCGGCATCGGCGTGATGAACATCATGCTGGTGTCGGTAACCGAGCGCACCAAGGAAATCGGCGTACGCATGGCTATCGGCGCGCGGCAGGGCAATATTTTGCAGCAGTTTCTGATTGAAGCCGTGCTCATCTGCCTCATCGGCGGCGCGGCCGGTATTCTGCTTTCCTATTTAATCGGCTTGGGCTTCAACGCTCTGGCCAGCGAGTTTGCCATGTCATTCTCCACCTGGTCGATTGTGAGCGCGGTGTGCTGCTCCACCTTCATCGGCGTGCTGTTCGGCTTCATGCCCGCCAAAAACGCTTCCAAGCTCAACCCGATTACCGCCCTGTCGCGCGATTAG
- a CDS encoding TolC family protein, which translates to MNHTTHLPIRAAALALLLLAGCAIDQAPNTQIGLAQAQRDGSVQTAASESGHCPDPAGCTYQTEGDWWQTFGDSGLNALVEQALANNVDLKQAAVSVNKALYQANILGANLVPEFNASLGANANRNLDTRQNSHSYSSQLGLSYELDLWRKLNATASAQAWEQRATEQDLAATRLTVINNVADAYFQVAYLNEAVKLTEKTIEQYKQILQIARSKYRHGRVASIEVTQAEQSLLAAENSLLSLQQSRSNTEATLRNLLNLRPGQAMAVQPESFRLPEGGKLDLNVPISTLAARPDLIAADYRLQSALKSQQAQYRSWYPSITLNAALSTSSEHSENLFNVPILGGSVSLNLPFLNWRTMHWKDRSAEADFENAKLAFEKALTTALNEVDTNYRQYRASSQTLGNQRRRHRLDAENSRYYRVRYQHGRNELKDWLSALNTEYSGAQSLLEARYQALRYESMVYKAMAGRYRKAPAQTAQPAQ; encoded by the coding sequence ATGAACCACACAACCCACCTGCCCATCCGTGCGGCCGCGCTGGCTCTGCTTTTGCTCGCCGGCTGCGCCATCGACCAAGCCCCCAACACCCAAATCGGCCTCGCCCAAGCTCAGCGCGATGGCAGCGTACAAACCGCCGCCAGCGAAAGCGGCCACTGCCCCGATCCCGCCGGCTGCACCTACCAAACTGAAGGCGATTGGTGGCAAACTTTCGGCGACAGCGGGCTCAATGCATTGGTAGAGCAGGCCTTGGCCAACAATGTGGATTTGAAACAAGCCGCCGTTAGCGTAAACAAAGCCCTGTATCAGGCCAATATTCTCGGCGCCAACCTCGTGCCAGAATTCAACGCTTCGCTCGGTGCCAACGCCAACCGCAACCTCGACACCCGCCAAAACAGCCACAGCTACAGCAGCCAGCTCGGCTTAAGCTATGAGCTCGATTTATGGCGCAAACTCAACGCCACCGCCTCCGCCCAGGCGTGGGAGCAGCGTGCCACCGAACAAGATTTGGCCGCCACCCGCCTCACCGTAATCAACAATGTGGCCGATGCCTATTTTCAGGTAGCCTATCTCAACGAAGCCGTCAAGCTCACCGAAAAAACCATCGAGCAATACAAACAAATCCTGCAAATCGCCCGCAGCAAATACCGCCACGGCCGCGTAGCCTCGATAGAAGTTACCCAAGCCGAGCAATCCCTGCTCGCCGCCGAAAACAGCTTGCTGTCCCTGCAACAGAGCCGCAGCAACACCGAAGCCACCCTGCGCAACCTACTCAACCTGCGCCCCGGCCAGGCAATGGCCGTGCAGCCCGAATCCTTCCGACTACCCGAAGGCGGCAAGCTCGATTTGAATGTGCCCATCTCCACCCTCGCCGCCCGCCCCGACCTCATCGCCGCCGACTACCGCCTGCAGTCCGCCCTCAAAAGCCAGCAGGCGCAATACCGCAGCTGGTATCCCAGCATCACGCTGAATGCCGCGCTAAGCACCTCGTCTGAACACAGCGAGAACCTGTTCAACGTGCCGATATTGGGCGGCAGCGTCAGCCTCAATCTGCCCTTCCTCAACTGGCGTACCATGCACTGGAAAGACCGCAGCGCCGAAGCCGACTTTGAAAACGCCAAACTCGCCTTCGAAAAAGCCCTCACCACCGCGCTCAACGAAGTCGATACCAACTACCGTCAATACCGCGCCAGCAGCCAAACCCTAGGAAACCAGCGCCGCCGCCACCGGCTCGATGCCGAAAACAGCCGCTACTACCGTGTGCGCTACCAACACGGCCGCAACGAGCTCAAAGACTGGCTTTCCGCGCTGAACACCGAATATTCCGGTGCACAAAGCCTGCTTGAGGCCCGCTATCAAGCCCTGCGTTACGAAAGCATGGTGTATAAAGCCATGGCCGGGCGCTACCGGAAAGCCCCTGCCCAAACGGCACAGCCCGCACAGTAG